A portion of the Callithrix jacchus isolate 240 chromosome 21, calJac240_pri, whole genome shotgun sequence genome contains these proteins:
- the LOC144580678 gene encoding uncharacterized protein LOC144580678 → MQHGWHLSCVLEYLLFPGTACAVCSSISSSLALPVPCARVSPLPWRCLCRVLEYPLPWLCLCRVLEYLLFPGAACAVCSSILFPGSACAVCSSISSSLVLPVPCARVSSSLALPVPCARVSPLPWLCLCRVLEYPLPWLCLCRVLEYLLFPGSACAVCSSISSSPALPVPCARVSPLPWRCLCRVLEYPLPWCCLCRVLEYPLPWCCLCRVLEYPLPWCCLCRVLEYLLFPGAACAVCSSICSSLALPVPCARVSPLPWRCLCRVLEYLLFPGAACAVCSSISSSLALPVPCARVSALPWCCLCRVLEYLLFPGSACAVCSSICSSPALPVPCARVSALPWRCLCRVLEYLLFPGSACAVCSSISSSLALPVPCARVSPLPWRCLCRVLEYLLFPGAACAVCSSISSSLALPVPCARVSPLPWLCLCRVLEYLLFPGAACAVCSSILFPGAACAVCSSICSSLALPVPCARVSALPWCCLCRVLEYLLFPGAACAVCSSISSSLALPVPCARVSALPWLCLCRVLEYLLFPGSACAVCSSISSSLALPVPCARVSSSPVLPVPCARVSPLPRRCLCRVLEYLLFPGSACAVCSSICSSLVLPVPCARVSALPWLCLCRVLEYLLFPGSACAVCSSICSSLVLPVPCARVSALPWLCLCRVLEYPLPWLCLCRVLEYLLFPGSACAVCSSVCSSLALLVPCARVSSSLALPVPCARVSPLPWLCLCRVLEYLLFPGSACAVCSSISSSLALPVPCARVSPLPWLCLCRVLEYLLFPGSACAVCSSISSSLALPVPCARVSPLPWRCLCRVLEYLLFPGSACAVCSSISSSLALPVPCARVSALPWCCLCRVLEYLLFPGAACAVCSSICSSLALPVPCARVSALPWCCLCRVHAIPLFPNWWPPCCVLKHSSLPWRCLCCVLCYPAPPGAGSMHAAVFTSSL, encoded by the coding sequence ATGCAGCACGGGTGGCACCTGAGCTGCGTGCTCGAGTATCTGCTCTTCCCTGGCACTGCCTGTGCCGTGTGCTCGAGTATCTCCTCTTCCCTGGCGCTGCCTGTGCCGTGTGCTCGAGTATCTCCTCTTCCCTGGCGCTGCCTGTGCCGTGTGCTCGAGTATCCTCTTCCCTGGCTCTGCCTGTGCCGTGTGCTCGAGTATCTCCTCTTCCCTGGCGCTGCCTGTGCCGTGTGCTCGAGTATCCTCTTCCCTGGCTCTGCCTGTGCCGTGTGCTCGAGTATCTCCTCTTCCCTGGTGCTGCCTGTGCCGTGTGCTCGAGTATCCTCTTCCCTGGCTCTGCCTGTGCCGTGTGCTCGAGTATCTCCTCTTCCCTGGCTCTGCCTGTGCCGTGTGCTCGAGTATCCTCTTCCCTGGCTCTGCCTGTGCCGTGTGCTCGAGTATCTCCTCTTCCCTGGCTCTGCCTGTGCCGTGTGCTCGAGTATCTCCTCTTCCCCGGCTCTGCCTGTGCCGTGTGCTCGAGTATCTCCTCTTCCCTGGCGCTGCCTGTGCCGTGTGCTCGAGTATCCTCTTCCCTGGTGCTGCCTGTGCCGTGTGCTCGAGTATCCTCTTCCCTGGTGCTGCCTGTGCCGTGTGCTCGAGTATCCTCTTCCCTGGTGCTGCCTGTGCCGTGTGCTCGAGTATCTGCTCTTCCCTGGCGCTGCCTGTGCCGTGTGCTCGAGTATCTGCTCTTCCCTGGCGCTGCCTGTGCCGTGTGCTCGAGTATCTCCTCTTCCCTGGCGCTGCCTGTGCCGTGTGCTCGAGTATCTCCTCTTCCCTGGTGCTGCCTGTGCCGTGTGCTCGAGTATCTCCTCTTCCCTGGCTCTGCCTGTGCCGTGTGCTCGAGTATCTGCTCTTCCCTGGTGCTGCCTGTGCCGTGTGCTCGAGTATCTCCTCTTCCCCGGCTCTGCCTGTGCCGTGTGCTCGAGTATCTGCTCTTCCCCGGCGCTGCCTGTGCCGTGTGCTCGAGTATCTGCTCTTCCCTGGCGCTGCCTGTGCCGTGTGCTCGAGTATCTCCTCTTCCCTGGCTCTGCCTGTGCCGTGTGCTCGAGTATCTCCTCTTCCCTGGCTCTGCCTGTGCCGTGTGCTCGAGTATCTCCTCTTCCCTGGCGCTGCCTGTGCCGTGTGCTCGAGTATCTGCTCTTCCCTGGTGCTGCCTGTGCCGTGTGCTCGAGTATCTCCTCTTCCCTGGCTCTGCCTGTGCCGTGTGCTCGAGTATCTCCTCTTCCCTGGCTCTGCCTGTGCCGTGTGCTCGAGTATCTCCTCTTCCCTGGCGCTGCCTGTGCCGTGTGCTCGAGTATCCTCTTCCCTGGTGCTGCCTGTGCCGTGTGCTCGAGTATCTGCTCTTCCCTGGCTCTGCCTGTGCCGTGTGCTCGAGTATCTGCTCTTCCCTGGTGCTGCCTGTGCCGTGTGCTCGAGTATCTGCTCTTCCCTGGTGCTGCCTGTGCCGTGTGCTCGAGTATCTCCTCTTCCCTGGCTCTGCCTGTGCCGTGTGCTCGAGTGTCTGCTCTTCCCTGGCTCTGCCTGTGCCGTGTGCTCGAGTATCTCCTCTTCCCTGGCTCTGCCTGTGCCGTGTGCTCGAGTATCTCCTCTTCCCTGGCGCTGCCTGTGCCGTGTGCTCGAGTATCCTCTTCCCCGGTGCTGCCTGTGCCGTGTGCTCGAGTATCTCCTCTTCCCCGGCGCTGCCTGTGCCGTGTGCTCGAGTATCTGCTCTTCCCTGGCTCTGCCTGTGCCGTGTGCTCGAGTATCTGCTCTTCCCTGGTGCTGCCTGTGCCGTGTGCTCGAGTATCTGCTCTTCCCTGGCTCTGCCTGTGCCGTGTGCTCGAGTATCTCCTCTTCCCTGGCTCTGCCTGTGCCGTGTGCTCGAGTATCTGCTCTTCCCTGGTGCTGCCTGTGCCGTGTGCTCGAGTGTCTGCTCTTCCCTGGCTCTGCCTGTGCCGTGTGCTCGAGTATCCTCTTCCCTGGCTCTGCCTGTGCCGTGTGCTCGAGTATCTCCTCTTCCCTGGCTCTGCCTGTGCCGTGTGCTCGAGTGTCTGCTCTTCCCTGGCTCTGCTTGTGCCGTGTGCTCGAGTATCCTCTTCCCTGGCTCTGCCTGTGCCGTGTGCTCGAGTATCTCCTCTTCCCTGGCTCTGCCTGTGCCGTGTGCTCGAGTATCTCCTCTTCCCTGGCTCTGCCTGTGCCGTGTGCTCGAGTATCTCCTCTTCCCTGGCTCTGCCTGTGCCGTGTGCTCGAGTATCTCCTCTTCCCTGGCTCTGCCTGTGCCGTGTGCTCGAGTATCTCCTCTTCCCTGGCTCTGCCTGTGCCGTGTGCTCGAGTATCTCCTCTTCCCTGGCTCTGCCTGTGCCGTGTGCTCGAGTATCTCCTCTTCCCTGGCGCTGCCTGTGCCGTGTGCTCGAGTATCTCCTCTTCCCTGGCTCTGCCTGTGCCGTGTGCTCGAGTATCTCCTCTTCCCTGGCTCTGCCTGTGCCGTGTGCTCGAGTATCTGCTCTTCCCTGGTGCTGCCTGTGCCGTGTGCTCGAGTATCTCCTCTTCCCTGGTGCTGCCTGTGCCGTGTGCTCGAGTATCTGCTCTTCCCTGGCTCTGCCTGTGCCGTGTGCTCGAGTATCTGCTCTTCCCTGGTGCTGCCTGTGCCGTGTGCATGCTATCCCGCTCTTCCCTAACTGGTGGCCCCCGTGCTGTGTGCTCAAGCATTCCAGTCTTCCCTGGCGCTgcctgtgctgtgtgctgtgttaCCCTGCTCCTCCTGGCGCTGGCAGCATGCATGCTGCTGTCTTCACCTCCTCCCTGTGA